The DNA segment CCTACCTGAAGCTGAAGAAATACCCCGAGTGCATCGTAGTCTCCACACACATCCTGAAAACACACCCAGACTATCCGAAAATCAGAAAAGAAATCCTGGAAAAGGCCAAGACTAATCTTAGAACATAGGTTAAAGTGCAATTTGAAATTAGTTTAGTTTTGTACAtgtatcttaataaatatgcCAGAGAAACgttctattttaattttatagctAAGATTTAAACCAATATTTACGGCATAGtaaaacaaagtaaaataaacGTGCATcattatatttcaaaatacaaTCAACTATTAAACTTTAACTTGTGACCTGAGAGACGGATTCTCttaaaatgtcaaaaaatACTGCTTCGTCACTAAACTACAGTTACAGGTGTAACGTGAATTAAATTAGTTTGTTATTGGTTCTGTGTAATGTTTATTCGTCCTTGTCCTCCTGTTCTAGGATGGTCTTGAAGCAGAACGGCTGGAAGATGTACCCGAGACCCGAGTAGAACTTGCTCATGAACTCCACCCTGGAAGGAGAATAGTGTTGTTCAAATACCAGTTACTATAAACAGTAGACATAATGGGATCAGTATGTTACTTTTGACAGTAGAAATAATAGGATCGGTCGGTTCGCTCTATCTTGAAATTGGAGGGCGTATCACGCTATACGTTTGCATGTTCGTAGCCTGCACTCGTGAACTCGTCTGTTTTCGgctcttcggcagatatgaccaccCATATCCCACCTCAAAGATCATGCAGTGTCTACTGCATGTTGAACATCCCATTATcccgcatacaaagtggcgcctctaccGGCAAATAACTCAAATTTCCACACCGAAGTTTATGGAGTAGCAACATATTTTCGCCTGTTATCTCATTTAGGTctgatttttaaatattcagataaaagttatctgagaaataattctgatgctgttgTTAATAATGTCTGAATGTTTGtgttagacagtgacagcaacaattttattcctcacataacttttatctggctatttaAAAATCTGCTTTTAGTAATTGTAACACTCACCAATGCAACCGCAGCGTGTGCAAGAAGGCCGAGAGCCCCTCCATCATGACGAGGATGGCCAGCGTGAACAGCGCCCAGAAGCAGAACGCCACGTACAGCTTCACCGCGCCCACGTAGCCCGTGTCGTGCAGCCCGAACGTCAGCACCATGCTCCACAGGACTTCTGATAGCTCTGGAATgtgagaaaaaataaaaaagttagtttTGTTAACGGGATTGATGCAATAGGTGTGCAATCGCTGTAATAAACCAAAATAAGTCTGTATAAGATAAACTGGTCACactgaaaaatttaaataaaacgaatatgtattactttttgttttttttttcagtgtgatccgttaatattttatgtagacATGTTCTGGGTTTACTCTATCTCTATACGTcgatgtacagtcagctttaCACTTTTGTgtcttgtcaaactaacaagaTGCCTATTCAtcattgacaaaggaataaagagaggacatggcatatccacgaaaaaaatgcgcctacctaaactttggtttcaattaaaatggcggcttttttcttgaaaaatgtaaacaaacaaattgtttgacagctgaagtaccttgtgtttggatgtcaatcaacatggcgaccggtcgcaatgttgtaattttaggcaaagacaaaactactgttgtccttttttacgtaggataacaccaataagttaaaaagagacgacgatatatttttaagtaccgatttttatgccaggtcctctctttattcctttgtcattgcTATTCATTAATTAGGCATATTTGAATAGGTATAAAAGCGCATGCGCAAATACACTCGTCAAATGACACCAAGGAACATAAGAAACTTCACACTCATGCAGTTGATGGCattaaatacatacacaaTCACGCCCTCTAATACACTATTTTTCGGGGTGCAAGTTAGCAATAAattactaaattataaaactagTAACTTACCAGCGTGAGCGAGCGACAGCGCCCACAGCCGCAAATACGACGCGGTATGCGAGATGGTACTCAACACATACTCGATAGTATGAATAGCCTGGTGGATCATCACTTCGGAGAACGGCTCGTCCTCGTGTTCGCTGCTGTGTTCGGTGGAGGCGGAGGCGGCGGGCTTGGCGCCGTTCTGTTCGATGTCTGTCTGTTCTTGCAGCTCGATGCCTGAGTTTACTGTGCCGTTGGAGTTTTCTGCCTGTAGAGCGGGGATTGACAGGTTAGCATATGGGattatttaaaatcaaaaagttaATTGAATTAACACTTCTTCAATCGTTTTTGTGGCAAACATTAGAGCTGGTCTAGCGTTTGGCACCGTGGTAAAAGAATTACCCAGTCAGATTCATTGTTAGTGCCTGGATGTTGTACTATGGTTGCCCAGGATGCCCGTAATGATATTGAAATGAGATCATAGCTAATCAGGGCACACTGGGTAGCTTATAGAAAACGTGCCTTTCATAATGTCCATACATAAGTATAGTAAGGAAAGTAACCTACACAAAAGTCTACTAAACAATGCCACAAGTCACTAACCTTAGCCTTAGCCTTCTTCTTGCTAGCGCTCAACAAGTACAGCGGCTTCCCCAGCAGCATCACCGGTATACACGCTAACCCGACCAGCACAAACACCCTCTGCAGCTGGCCTTGACCTTCGAACATGAACTCCTTGCAGTCGCCCTCGGCCGGGGTGCTCGAGAACAGCATCATGTTGATGAAGAGGATCAGGACGGACGGCGCGCAGCCCTGCTTGTAGGCTTCGTCTGAAAGGAGATGAGATTTTTATTGTAGATTTGGTTCTTCTAACAGAGGATGAGATTGGGTAATGTGAGAAGAATGTTCAGCCTTACATGAGATATACACACATTTTTGATAGCCGCATGTGACGATATTATAATGATAAGTACAGGATATGAAACCATGTCCGCCTTATTCTATGTATTAAACTATAGAGCAAAGGATACAAAtccataaatacatatttcacatatattatattgtctAATTTGGTGActgattaattataaaataattgacTCTCTCAAAAATAAGAAGAGAAAAGTTGAGACTGCTTGTTTGGTTGGTTTACTCTTATTCTACTCTTTTTACTGctataaatcattttttagacgtacctacttaatgtATGAATTCTcctaaaattttacaattagaACCAGTTTTTTGCCAACCATGCGTGGAGTCCTTACCAGTGGAGAAGGTGCTGTAGGCGATCCACTTGTAGAACATCATGAACACCATGTAGAGGAACAGCAGGCACAGGAACACCAGCTGCGGCAGGAACTCCAGCACGATCGAGTAGCGACGCTTGAAGAAACTGAGGGGGAGAGTGGGTGGTTAGTTTATAGTACCTACAACACAAGTGTAAAACGTGCGGATGAAGAAACAATCCGTCAACTTAATCGCAGTGGACACAGGAAAAAATAAGGAAAAACCGCGTGGTTTTTCAAGGTTTCGTGTGATCAATTTTTGTTGAATTATATCCACTTATGAAGACGTACAGCTACGAATCTGaataaagtaaatacttaCGATGTTACATTGCGAAAAGTAGCAATGGTTGTCTTACAATCCAGAAAGAAACagatagtacctaagtaccttcTGTGAGAATTTAAACCATCCTCGTCTACCTAAAGAGTGGCTATTGCAGAAAAGACTTCAATGGTACACGCACGACTCATCATTAAGAACAACTACTTAATTACAGTTTAAAAACATTCGtacaactacctacttataaacaGTAACAAAATATTCGTAGTTAGTAAATACTAACTTGTAGTTGACGACGCTCATGCAGACTCCGAAGATCATGTGGAACACGCCGAATATGATGGACAGCTTCATCTTGTACGAGTTCAGGAAGATGATCTTGTTGTCTGCAGTCTACACGGGggagcaaaataaaatataacgaatacaaaataaaataaatcataaaatgcaaaaattaaaaacatgatTCAAATATGAACTTAATTAATGCCAAAGTAAATGATAAAACAAGTGAAAAAAGTGCAATGAGAGGAcataaaaaactaattaatatGTGTATGTTGCTTTTAAACTACCTGACAACATATATACCTAAGGTAAAAGTGAAAGAAAATAACCAAAAGAAACCTCACCTGCCACACAGGGTCGATACCGATGAAGTAGGGCTCATTGGAGTAGGAATCCTTGGGATCCAGCGTCAACGCGGCGTTGTTCTCCATAGTCGCATTATCATACGGAATCCGCCACGACGACCCAAATATATTCATGGACTTCGAGAAGATATCATTGTAGACTATCCCAGTGTACATGGAGAAACAACCCATAAGGAGAATGATGTAGCGACCGGCGAAGAAAATGTTCCAGATTTCGTTGTTGGACTTCTTCTTGGCCAAGCTGACCTCCTTGATGACCATCCACGCGCCAAACATGGCCATGATCAGGCCGTGGCCCAGGTCTCCGAACATCACAGCGAATAGGAAGGGGAATGTGATCGTTGTGTAGAGCGCTGTAAGGTTGGGAATTGTGGTGGTTAGAGATTTGGGTAATTGTTTACTAATCAGGAGTTGTATGAAGGTTTTGCTACTTTATAAGATTTTCAGTAAAATGGAGGTTGAAGCTatagtaaattta comes from the Plutella xylostella chromosome 9, ilPluXylo3.1, whole genome shotgun sequence genome and includes:
- the LOC105382866 gene encoding V-type proton ATPase 116 kDa subunit a 1 isoform X2, whose product is MGAMFRSEEMALCQLFIQPEAAYTSVSELGEAGTVQFRDLNPEVNAFQRKFVNEVRRCDEMERKLRYIEAEVHKDKVEVPAVKEPPRAPNPREIIDLEAHLEKTENEILELSHNAVNLKQNFLELTELKHVLEKTEAFFLAQEENAEIQKSLMSDETNQTGNTQGRLGFVAGVVQRERVPAFERMLWRISRGNVFLRRAELDQPLEDPSTGNEIYKTVFVAFFQGEQLKSRIKKVCTGFHASLYPCPPSNAERQDMVKGVRTRLEDLNMVLNQTRDHRQRVLASVAKELASWSIMVRKMKAIYHTLNLFNMDVTKKCLIGECWVPTADLPNVQKALVDGSNACGSSIPSFLNCIETHEEPPTFNRTNRFTRGFQTLIDSYGVASYRECNPALYTTITFPFLFAVMFGDLGHGLIMAMFGAWMVIKEVSLAKKKSNNEIWNIFFAGRYIILLMGCFSMYTGIVYNDIFSKSMNIFGSSWRIPYDNATMENNAALTLDPKDSYSNEPYFIGIDPVWQTADNKIIFLNSYKMKLSIIFGVFHMIFGVCMSVVNYNFFKRRYSIVLEFLPQLVFLCLLFLYMVFMMFYKWIAYSTFSTDEAYKQGCAPSVLILFINMMLFSSTPAEGDCKEFMFEGQGQLQRVFVLVGLACIPVMLLGKPLYLLSASKKKAKAKAENSNGTVNSGIELQEQTDIEQNGAKPAASASTEHSSEHEDEPFSEVMIHQAIHTIEYVLSTISHTASYLRLWALSLAHAELSEVLWSMVLTFGLHDTGYVGAVKLYVAFCFWALFTLAILVMMEGLSAFLHTLRLHWVEFMSKFYSGLGYIFQPFCFKTILEQEDKDE
- the LOC105382866 gene encoding V-type proton ATPase 116 kDa subunit a 1 isoform X3, which encodes MSDETNQTGNTQGRLGFVAGVVQRERVPAFERMLWRISRGNVFLRRAELDQPLEDPSTGNEIYKTVFVAFFQGEQLKSRIKKVCTGFHASLYPCPPSNAERQDMVKGVRTRLEDLNMVLNQTRDHRQRVLASVAKELASWSIMVRKMKAIYHTLNLFNMDVTKKCLIGECWVPTADLPNVQKALVDGSNACGSSIPSFLNCIETHEEPPTFNRTNRFTRGFQTLIDSYGVASYRECNPALYTTITFPFLFAVMFGDLGHGLIMAMFGAWMVIKEVSLAKKKSNNEIWNIFFAGRYIILLMGCFSMYTGIVYNDIFSKSMNIFGSSWRIPYDNATMENNAALTLDPKDSYSNEPYFIGIDPVWQTADNKIIFLNSYKMKLSIIFGVFHMIFGVCMSVVNYNFFKRRYSIVLEFLPQLVFLCLLFLYMVFMMFYKWIAYSTFSTDEAYKQGCAPSVLILFINMMLFSSTPAEGDCKEFMFEGQGQLQRVFVLVGLACIPVMLLGKPLYLLSASKKKAKAKAENSNGTVNSGIELQEQTDIEQNGAKPAASASTEHSSEHEDEPFSEVMIHQAIHTIEYVLSTISHTASYLRLWALSLAHAELSEVLWSMVLTFGLHDTGYVGAVKLYVAFCFWALFTLAILVMMEGLSAFLHTLRLHWVEFMSKFYSGLGYIFQPFCFKTILEQEDKDE